Proteins encoded together in one Undibacterium sp. CCC3.4 window:
- the icmF gene encoding fused isobutyryl-CoA mutase/GTPase IcmF: MTDLSVAQNLNEYKPTNKLRFVTAASLFDGHDASINIMRRILMANGAEVIHLGHNRSVEEIVTAALQEDAQGIAISSYQGGHVEYFKYMIDLLRQRGGAHIKVFGGGGGVIVPEEIADLHAYGVTRIFSPEDGQRMGLVGMISSMIQACDVDLSGYAPTTMGALQQGELSARHRPLAQLITALENERVAPELRAEIFRAAQQVQVPTLGITGTGGAGKSSLTDELIRRIRLDQNDGLNIALISIDPSRRKSGGALLGDRIRMNAINPWQGQNKVFMRSLATREAGSEISQALPDVIAACKVAGFDIIIIETSGIGQGDAAIVPHVDVSMYVMTPEFGAASQLEKIDMLDFADFVAINKFDRKGAQDALRDVAKQYQRNRELWSQKPEDMPVYGTQASRFNDDGVTALYQGLLPALCAHGLKAAASSLPAIGVKYSSAKHVIVPAARSRYLAEIADTVRQYHQQSGKQVGWARERQQLQASKRMLAAAGHAVDEAFDALIESRDHHLNAESKRLLKDWPELQAAYAGDEYVVRIRDKEIRTRLTQQTLSGTTIRKVALPRFVDHGEILRWLLLENVPGAFPYTAGVFPFKREGEDPTRMFAGEGDPFRTNRRFKLVSQGMAAKRLSTAFDSVTLYGADPALRPDIYGKIGNSGVSVATLDDMKVLYDGFDLCDPATSVSMTINGPAPTILAFFMNTAIDQQMEKFHAANQRAATPEEAATLRAWVLMNVRGTVQADILKEDQGQNTCIFSTEFSLKVMGDIQQYFVQHNVRNFYSVSISGYHIAEAGANPISQLAFTLSNGFTFVEAYLARGMHIDDFAANLSFFFSNGMDPEYTVLGRVARRVWAIAMRDKYGANERSQKLKYHIQTSGRSLHAQEIDFNDIRTTLQALIAIYDNCNSLHTNAYDEAITTPTDESVRRALAIQLIINREWGLAKNENPIQGSFIIEELTELLEEAVMQEFERIAERGGVLGAMETGYQRGKIQEESMHYEHLKHDGSLPIIGVNTFRNPKAGGTPQKIELARSTEEEKQSQLTRLADFHASHAAVAPAALQALQLAAINNENVFEKLMEAARICSLGQITTALFEVGGQYRRNM, encoded by the coding sequence ATGACCGACCTGTCCGTAGCCCAGAATCTGAACGAATACAAGCCCACTAATAAGCTGCGCTTTGTCACAGCCGCCTCGCTGTTCGATGGCCACGATGCCTCGATCAATATCATGCGCCGCATCCTCATGGCCAACGGTGCCGAAGTGATTCACCTTGGGCACAATCGCTCGGTAGAAGAAATCGTCACCGCCGCCCTGCAAGAAGATGCCCAAGGCATCGCCATCTCCAGCTATCAGGGTGGTCATGTTGAATACTTCAAATACATGATCGATTTGCTGCGCCAACGCGGCGGTGCGCATATCAAAGTCTTCGGCGGCGGCGGCGGTGTCATCGTACCCGAAGAAATCGCCGATCTGCATGCCTATGGCGTGACGCGCATTTTCAGTCCGGAAGATGGCCAGCGCATGGGCTTGGTCGGTATGATTTCATCGATGATACAAGCCTGCGATGTCGACTTGTCCGGCTATGCCCCGACCACCATGGGCGCTTTGCAGCAGGGCGAGCTGAGCGCGCGCCACCGACCGCTGGCGCAATTGATTACCGCGCTGGAAAACGAACGTGTCGCCCCCGAGTTACGCGCTGAAATTTTCCGCGCCGCGCAGCAGGTGCAAGTGCCGACGCTGGGCATCACCGGCACCGGTGGTGCTGGCAAATCCTCGCTGACCGATGAATTGATACGCCGTATCCGCCTCGATCAAAACGACGGCCTCAACATCGCCCTGATCTCAATCGACCCGTCGCGCCGCAAATCCGGCGGTGCCTTGCTCGGTGACCGCATCCGCATGAATGCCATCAACCCGTGGCAAGGCCAAAACAAAGTCTTCATGCGCTCGCTCGCCACCCGCGAAGCTGGCTCAGAAATTTCGCAAGCCTTGCCCGACGTGATCGCCGCCTGCAAAGTCGCCGGTTTTGACATCATCATCATCGAAACCTCTGGCATCGGCCAAGGCGACGCCGCCATCGTGCCGCATGTCGATGTCTCGATGTACGTGATGACGCCGGAATTCGGTGCGGCCTCGCAGTTGGAAAAAATCGACATGCTCGATTTTGCCGACTTCGTCGCCATCAATAAATTCGACCGCAAGGGTGCGCAGGATGCGCTGCGCGATGTCGCCAAACAATACCAACGCAACCGCGAACTGTGGAGCCAAAAACCCGAGGACATGCCGGTCTACGGCACCCAGGCATCGCGCTTCAACGACGATGGCGTCACCGCGCTGTATCAAGGCTTGCTGCCGGCGTTGTGTGCCCACGGCCTCAAGGCGGCTGCCAGCAGCCTGCCCGCTATCGGCGTCAAATATTCCAGCGCCAAGCACGTCATCGTGCCGGCCGCGCGCAGCCGCTACCTGGCTGAAATCGCCGACACCGTACGCCAGTATCACCAGCAAAGTGGCAAGCAAGTCGGCTGGGCGCGCGAACGCCAGCAACTGCAAGCAAGCAAACGCATGCTGGCCGCCGCCGGACATGCCGTCGATGAAGCTTTCGACGCCCTCATCGAAAGCCGCGACCACCACTTGAACGCCGAATCGAAACGCCTGCTCAAAGACTGGCCGGAACTGCAAGCCGCGTATGCCGGCGACGAATACGTCGTGCGCATCCGCGATAAAGAAATCCGTACCCGCCTGACTCAGCAAACCCTGTCCGGCACCACCATCCGCAAGGTCGCACTGCCGCGCTTCGTCGACCATGGTGAAATTCTGCGCTGGCTGCTGCTGGAAAATGTACCCGGTGCCTTCCCTTACACCGCCGGTGTATTCCCGTTCAAACGCGAAGGCGAAGATCCAACCCGCATGTTTGCCGGCGAAGGCGATCCATTTCGCACCAACCGTCGCTTCAAATTGGTTTCGCAAGGCATGGCAGCCAAACGCCTCTCGACCGCCTTCGATTCGGTCACGCTCTACGGTGCTGATCCGGCTCTGCGTCCCGACATCTACGGTAAGATCGGCAATTCCGGCGTCTCGGTCGCCACGCTCGACGACATGAAAGTACTCTACGACGGCTTCGACCTGTGCGACCCGGCGACCTCGGTATCGATGACCATCAATGGCCCGGCCCCGACCATTCTGGCCTTCTTCATGAATACCGCGATTGACCAGCAAATGGAAAAATTCCACGCCGCCAACCAGCGCGCTGCCACGCCCGAGGAAGCCGCCACACTCCGCGCCTGGGTCTTGATGAATGTGCGCGGCACCGTACAAGCCGATATCCTCAAGGAAGACCAGGGCCAGAACACCTGTATTTTCTCAACCGAATTTTCGCTCAAAGTGATGGGCGATATTCAGCAATACTTCGTGCAACACAATGTGCGTAATTTTTACTCGGTATCGATTTCCGGCTACCACATCGCCGAAGCCGGTGCCAATCCGATTTCCCAGCTCGCCTTCACGCTCTCGAATGGCTTCACCTTCGTCGAAGCGTATCTGGCACGCGGCATGCACATCGACGACTTCGCCGCCAACCTGTCCTTCTTCTTCAGCAACGGCATGGACCCCGAATACACCGTACTCGGTCGCGTCGCCCGGCGCGTTTGGGCCATCGCCATGCGCGACAAATACGGTGCCAACGAACGCAGCCAGAAACTGAAATACCACATCCAAACTTCCGGCCGCTCACTGCATGCTCAGGAAATCGACTTCAACGATATTCGCACCACGCTGCAAGCCTTGATCGCCATCTACGACAACTGCAACAGCCTGCACACCAATGCCTACGATGAAGCCATCACCACGCCAACCGATGAATCGGTGCGGCGCGCCTTGGCGATACAATTGATCATCAACCGCGAATGGGGCTTGGCGAAAAATGAAAACCCGATACAGGGCAGCTTCATCATCGAAGAACTGACAGAGTTACTCGAAGAAGCCGTGATGCAGGAATTCGAACGCATCGCCGAGCGCGGCGGCGTACTCGGGGCGATGGAAACCGGCTACCAACGCGGGAAGATTCAAGAAGAATCGATGCACTACGAACACCTCAAACACGACGGCAGCCTGCCCATCATCGGCGTCAATACCTTCCGCAACCCCAAGGCCGGTGGTACCCCACAAAAAATCGAACTGGCCCGCTCAACCGAGGAAGAAAAGCAATCGCAACTGACGCGCTTAGCCGATTTCCACGCCAGCCATGCCGCCGTCGCCCCGGCTGCTTTGCAAGCCTTGCAACTGGCGGCCATCAATAATGAAAACGTGTTTGAAAAACTGATGGAAGCGGCGCGCATCTGCTCGCTCGGACAAATCACGACAGCCTTGTTTGAAGTCGGTGGGCAGTACCGGCGCAATATGTAA
- a CDS encoding indolepyruvate ferredoxin oxidoreductase family protein, whose protein sequence is MLSDTYPESAGLSSAAVPATSLYPVRLEDKYTATTGTIFLSGIQALVRLPMLQRLRDQAAGLNTAGFISGYRGSPLGGLDETLWKTKQLLEQSHVRFVPGVNEDLAATAVWGSQTVDLIGPAKYDGVFAMWYGKGPGVDRSADVFKHMNHAGTAVHGGVLLVAGDDHGAYSSTLPHQSDHIFSACMIPMLYPANVQEYLDLGLHAWAMSRFSGCAVGFKALADTVESTASVDADPFRLQINIPHDFVMPEGGLNARLSQDTLGIQARKQEALMQDYKIYAALAYARANQLNRVTIDSPHARLGIVASGKSYLDVLEALEELGIDEALAADIGLRLFKVAMPWPLEPDGVREFALGLDEILVVEEKRQMVEYQLKEQLYNWRDDVRPRVIGKFDEKGEWVHPRGEWLLTSKADFSVAQIARVIAARIARFHTSDLIKARLTFLEAKDAVLTRQVNTPARPAYYCSGCPHNTSTKVPEGSLALAGIGCHVMATAIYPEFNKLTTHMGGEGAPWIGQAAFSTLPHVFQNLGDGTYFHSGYLAIRAAVAAGVNITYKILYNDAVAMTGGQPIDGTISVAMMAQQMAAEGIARIALVTEDLSRYLDRSALPRNVTLHDRTDMDAVQRELRTVPGTSVLIYDQTCAAEKRRRRKKGEYPDPAERLFINPAVCEACGDCGVQSNCTAILPLETELGRKRAIDQSSCNKDYSCVKGFCPSFVTVSGGKLRKSSTGRAADSAFGPLPEPLLPNCDSSYNILLNGIGGTGVITVGALLGMAAHLEGKGASVLDMTGMSQKNGSVTSHIRIVNQSSRLRAQRIATGEADLVLGCDILTAGAHDAISKMRAGRTRAVINTHQQPTGAFTKNPDWQFPLESTEHLIADSVGDQVDFIDATRIATALMGDAIATNLFMLGFAYQKGALPVSAAALLRAIELNGVAVAANQQAFLWGRRAAVDLARVEGIAVPAQTISLQLPQSLDKLLAHRQAYLTAYQNAAYAAQYTELVARVRSAEAALGAGNKLSMAVAKYYFKLMAYKDEYEVARLYTDGEFSKQLAQQFDGKFSLKFNLAPPLWSKKDSQGHLIKAEYGSWVWQAFSLLAKCKSVRGTRLDPFGYSAERRSERALIVEYRAMLLALLEQLSVANLAQAVALASLPEQLRGFGHVKEQALQSYQREKIRLQQSLSESTSELARAA, encoded by the coding sequence ATGTTATCCGACACCTATCCGGAGTCTGCTGGTCTATCGTCTGCCGCCGTTCCTGCCACTAGCCTGTACCCGGTGCGCCTCGAAGACAAATACACCGCCACCACAGGCACGATCTTCCTCTCTGGCATCCAAGCGCTGGTACGTTTGCCGATGCTGCAGCGCCTGCGCGATCAAGCCGCCGGCCTCAATACCGCTGGTTTTATTTCCGGCTATCGCGGCTCACCCTTGGGTGGTCTCGATGAAACCCTGTGGAAAACCAAACAATTACTCGAACAAAGCCATGTGCGCTTCGTTCCCGGGGTGAATGAAGACCTCGCTGCCACCGCAGTCTGGGGCAGCCAAACGGTGGATCTGATCGGCCCGGCCAAATACGACGGTGTGTTCGCCATGTGGTATGGCAAAGGCCCTGGCGTTGATCGCAGCGCCGACGTGTTCAAACACATGAACCATGCCGGTACCGCCGTCCACGGTGGCGTGCTGCTGGTGGCCGGTGATGACCATGGTGCCTATTCTTCCACCTTGCCGCATCAATCCGACCATATTTTTTCCGCCTGCATGATTCCCATGCTGTACCCGGCCAATGTGCAAGAATACCTCGACCTTGGTTTGCATGCTTGGGCCATGTCGCGCTTTTCCGGTTGCGCGGTCGGTTTCAAAGCCTTGGCCGACACGGTCGAATCGACCGCTTCGGTCGATGCCGACCCCTTCCGCTTGCAGATCAACATTCCGCACGATTTTGTCATGCCCGAAGGCGGCCTCAATGCGCGCCTGTCGCAAGACACCCTCGGTATCCAAGCGCGCAAACAAGAAGCGCTGATGCAGGATTACAAAATCTATGCCGCACTCGCGTATGCCCGCGCCAATCAGCTCAACCGCGTCACCATCGACAGTCCGCACGCGCGACTGGGCATCGTCGCCTCCGGCAAATCGTATCTCGACGTGCTCGAAGCGCTGGAAGAACTCGGCATCGATGAAGCTCTGGCCGCCGACATTGGCCTGCGCCTGTTCAAAGTGGCGATGCCGTGGCCCTTGGAACCGGACGGTGTGCGCGAATTCGCACTCGGCCTTGATGAAATTCTGGTGGTCGAAGAAAAACGCCAGATGGTGGAATACCAACTCAAAGAACAACTCTACAACTGGCGCGACGATGTACGGCCGCGCGTGATCGGTAAATTCGATGAAAAAGGCGAATGGGTACATCCACGCGGAGAGTGGCTGCTTACTTCCAAGGCTGATTTTTCCGTGGCGCAGATCGCCCGCGTCATCGCCGCACGCATCGCCCGTTTTCATACCAGCGACTTGATCAAGGCGCGGCTGACATTTTTAGAAGCCAAAGACGCGGTATTGACCCGCCAAGTCAACACGCCGGCGCGTCCGGCCTATTACTGCTCAGGCTGCCCGCACAATACCTCGACCAAGGTGCCCGAGGGCAGTCTGGCCCTGGCCGGCATCGGTTGCCACGTCATGGCCACTGCCATTTACCCGGAATTCAATAAACTCACCACCCATATGGGTGGTGAAGGCGCGCCGTGGATAGGCCAAGCGGCCTTCAGCACGCTGCCGCACGTCTTTCAAAATCTCGGTGATGGCACCTATTTCCATTCCGGTTATCTGGCGATTCGCGCCGCCGTGGCCGCCGGCGTCAATATCACCTACAAAATTTTATACAATGATGCCGTCGCCATGACCGGCGGTCAGCCGATCGACGGCACCATCAGCGTGGCCATGATGGCGCAACAAATGGCGGCCGAAGGAATCGCCCGCATCGCCTTGGTTACGGAAGACCTGAGCCGCTACCTCGACCGCTCGGCCTTGCCGCGTAATGTCACCTTACACGACCGCACCGACATGGATGCGGTACAGCGCGAACTGCGCACCGTCCCCGGTACCAGCGTGCTCATCTATGATCAAACCTGCGCGGCTGAAAAACGTCGCCGCCGCAAAAAAGGCGAATACCCCGACCCGGCCGAGCGCCTGTTCATCAACCCTGCTGTGTGCGAAGCTTGTGGCGACTGCGGCGTGCAATCGAATTGCACCGCTATTTTGCCGCTGGAAACGGAACTCGGGCGTAAACGCGCGATCGACCAATCGTCCTGCAATAAAGATTACTCCTGTGTCAAAGGTTTTTGCCCTAGCTTTGTCACCGTCTCCGGCGGCAAGCTGCGCAAATCATCGACTGGCCGTGCCGCCGACAGCGCATTCGGCCCACTCCCCGAACCGCTGCTGCCAAACTGCGACAGCTCTTACAATATTCTACTCAATGGCATCGGTGGTACCGGCGTCATCACGGTCGGTGCCTTACTCGGTATGGCCGCCCATTTGGAAGGCAAGGGCGCATCGGTATTAGACATGACCGGCATGTCGCAAAAAAATGGCTCGGTCACTTCGCATATCCGCATCGTCAATCAAAGCAGCCGCTTGCGCGCGCAACGCATCGCCACCGGCGAAGCCGATCTGGTACTCGGCTGCGATATCCTCACCGCCGGCGCCCACGACGCCATTTCTAAAATGCGTGCCGGCCGCACCCGCGCCGTCATCAACACGCACCAACAACCGACCGGTGCATTCACGAAAAACCCCGATTGGCAATTCCCGCTGGAATCGACCGAACACCTGATCGCTGACTCAGTCGGCGACCAAGTCGACTTCATCGACGCCACCCGCATCGCCACAGCCTTGATGGGCGACGCCATCGCCACCAACTTGTTCATGCTCGGATTTGCCTACCAAAAGGGGGCGCTACCGGTCTCGGCCGCCGCCTTATTGCGCGCCATCGAACTCAATGGTGTCGCCGTCGCAGCTAACCAACAAGCCTTTCTGTGGGGCCGGCGTGCCGCCGTCGATCTGGCGCGCGTCGAAGGCATCGCCGTGCCAGCTCAAACCATTTCGCTGCAACTGCCACAAAGCTTGGACAAACTGCTGGCGCACCGCCAAGCTTACCTGACTGCCTATCAAAACGCCGCCTATGCGGCGCAATACACCGAGCTGGTAGCACGCGTGCGCAGCGCCGAAGCAGCGCTCGGTGCAGGCAATAAACTCAGCATGGCCGTGGCCAAGTACTACTTCAAGCTGATGGCCTACAAAGACGAGTACGAAGTCGCACGCCTGTACACGGATGGCGAGTTCAGCAAACAATTGGCGCAGCAATTCGATGGCAAATTCAGCCTGAAATTCAATTTAGCTCCGCCCTTGTGGTCGAAAAAAGACAGCCAAGGCCATCTGATCAAGGCCGAATACGGTTCCTGGGTGTGGCAAGCATTTAGCTTGCTGGCCAAATGCAAGAGCGTGCGCGGCACCCGCCTCGACCCGTTCGGCTATAGCGCCGAACGCCGCAGCGAACGCGCCTTAATCGTCGAATACCGCGCCATGTTGCTGGCCTTGCTGGAGCAACTCAGCGTCGCCAATCTGGCGCAGGCTGTGGCGCTGGCCAGCCTGCCGGAACAATTGCGCGGTTTTGGTCACGTCAAAGAACAAGCGCTGCAAAGCTACCAACGCGAAAAAATTCGTTTGCAGCAAAGCTTGAGCGAGAGCACTAGCGAATTGGCCCGCGCCGCCTAA
- a CDS encoding ATP-binding protein yields MFDIFNRWQWLQRLLPSSLLGRLTIVMVAGVMLTQFVGNAFWAAQMRKESQIEVNESSQHLAQSAASTIRYFMSPPPNYRPLIIQQFREMGGTRFYVNLNSMPLAIKDIEQQALAEMAKQKILLALKKNLPNLAKVQINFSWPTDLVLSEDGAGIGDVPDRWVQHILVTKPNPAPILVIQVEMEPGRWLYLATLMPNPYFLDSNDPLSGDRVVLQALSLATVLLLSILVVRWITRPLAALSEAAEAFGNGEAAPQLPETGSREFVNTARAFSAMRERIARYIDDRERLFVSISHDLRTPIMRLKLRAELLDDEEVRSEFHDDLDELDMMVKGALQCVKDSDIYENPTEIRLDPLIQRMVRGVGLSGHAIEFTESGLSIAAKPLALKRAIGNLLNNAIHYGERVEIFCLAVAGGVEIHIRDHGPGVPEEALSSLAQPYVRLEHGRSQNQTGLGLGLSIARDIVDAHGGTLRLNNAADGGFEAVIFLPVKA; encoded by the coding sequence ATGTTTGACATCTTCAACCGCTGGCAATGGCTGCAGCGGCTATTGCCGTCGTCCTTATTGGGACGCTTGACCATCGTCATGGTGGCTGGGGTGATGCTGACGCAATTCGTTGGGAATGCCTTTTGGGCCGCGCAGATGCGCAAAGAATCGCAGATCGAGGTAAACGAATCGTCGCAACATCTGGCCCAGAGTGCGGCCAGCACGATACGGTATTTCATGAGCCCGCCGCCGAATTACCGTCCGCTCATCATTCAACAATTCCGCGAAATGGGCGGCACCCGTTTTTATGTCAATCTCAACAGTATGCCGTTGGCGATCAAAGATATCGAACAACAAGCATTGGCCGAAATGGCGAAGCAAAAAATCTTGCTGGCGCTGAAAAAGAATTTGCCCAACCTGGCTAAAGTACAAATCAACTTCTCCTGGCCGACTGACTTGGTGTTATCGGAAGACGGTGCCGGCATCGGCGATGTACCAGACCGCTGGGTTCAGCATATTCTCGTCACCAAGCCCAACCCAGCCCCGATACTGGTGATTCAAGTCGAAATGGAACCAGGTCGCTGGCTGTACTTGGCTACCCTGATGCCCAACCCATATTTCCTCGACAGTAATGACCCGCTGTCGGGCGACCGCGTGGTATTGCAAGCGCTGTCGCTGGCAACCGTACTGTTGCTGTCGATCTTAGTGGTGCGCTGGATCACGCGGCCGCTGGCGGCGCTGTCGGAAGCGGCGGAAGCCTTCGGTAACGGTGAAGCAGCACCGCAGTTGCCGGAGACTGGCAGCCGTGAATTCGTCAATACCGCGCGTGCCTTCAGTGCCATGCGCGAACGGATTGCGCGCTACATCGACGACCGCGAACGCCTGTTCGTCTCGATCTCACATGATCTGCGCACCCCCATCATGCGCTTGAAATTACGTGCCGAATTACTCGACGATGAAGAGGTGCGCAGCGAATTTCATGATGACCTCGATGAACTCGACATGATGGTTAAGGGCGCGCTGCAATGTGTCAAAGACAGCGATATTTACGAAAATCCGACCGAAATCCGCCTCGATCCACTGATTCAGCGCATGGTGCGCGGGGTCGGTTTGTCTGGCCATGCGATTGAATTTACTGAATCAGGCTTGAGTATCGCGGCCAAACCATTAGCGCTCAAACGCGCCATCGGCAACTTGCTCAACAATGCGATTCATTACGGCGAGCGGGTAGAAATTTTCTGCCTTGCCGTCGCTGGCGGCGTCGAAATTCACATTCGTGATCATGGCCCCGGCGTACCGGAAGAAGCCTTGAGCAGTCTGGCGCAACCATATGTGCGGCTCGAGCATGGCCGTAGCCAAAACCAAACCGGGCTCGGCTTGGGCCTGAGCATCGCGCGCGACATCGTCGACGCCCACGGCGGTACCCTGCGGCTGAACAATGCGGCCGACGGAGGTTTTGAAGCCGTCATTTTCCTGCCTGTAAAAGCATGA
- a CDS encoding response regulator transcription factor yields MTRKILIVDDDQKTRTLLKAYLEKNQYEVRLAHNGESFLAEFARYTDELSMVILDVMLPDTDGFALCKIVRQRSNIPIIMLTASSDETDRVVGLELGADDYIGKPYSPRELLARIKAIHRRMGSDSNAPPRFYRFNGFTLDTVERTVVNAAAEIVALTGLDFQLLKYFLEHPGDILDRGLLCEETRGRDSGPLDRSLDVQISRLRLRLNDDGKQPFIIKTVRGAGYVFSADVSVSNV; encoded by the coding sequence ATGACGCGCAAAATACTGATTGTTGATGACGATCAAAAAACCCGAACTCTGCTCAAAGCCTATCTGGAAAAAAACCAATACGAAGTCAGGCTGGCGCATAACGGCGAATCGTTCTTGGCCGAATTCGCCCGCTATACCGATGAATTATCGATGGTGATACTCGACGTGATGTTGCCCGATACCGATGGCTTCGCGCTGTGCAAAATTGTGCGGCAGCGCTCGAATATTCCCATCATCATGCTCACCGCCAGTTCCGATGAAACCGATCGCGTGGTCGGACTCGAGCTCGGTGCTGATGACTATATTGGTAAGCCTTACAGCCCGCGTGAACTGCTTGCACGTATCAAAGCGATCCATCGACGCATGGGCAGCGACAGCAATGCGCCGCCACGTTTTTACCGCTTCAATGGCTTTACCTTGGACACCGTCGAACGCACCGTCGTCAATGCCGCGGCCGAAATCGTCGCACTCACCGGGCTGGATTTTCAATTATTGAAATACTTCCTCGAACACCCGGGCGACATTCTCGACCGTGGTCTCTTGTGCGAGGAAACCCGTGGCCGCGATTCCGGCCCGCTCGATCGTTCGCTCGATGTACAAATCAGCCGCCTGCGCCTGCGCCTCAATGATGATGGCAAACAGCCATTCATCATCAAGACCGTGCGCGGCGCTGGCTATGTGTTCTCGGCTGACGTCAGCGTCTCGAATGTTTGA
- a CDS encoding ABC transporter substrate-binding protein — protein sequence MRCYRTALLGVLLCLLANAQIYAQNQTVQVLHWWTSTSEHKAVALLAGKLAQENLIWVDAVIPNGSGIGAGIVLKSRMLAGNAPEFAQLNGVIISEWADLGLLLEIDAIAKDGKWEKSLYPSVWNLIRPKAHPVAIPLGIHRINTLFYNRKLFAKYQLTAPTNWDEFEAVAKRLQQAGITPLAQSSEPWQVATLFETLVLAESDAAFYRNAFVRKDAAAFTDLRFAKALLRLRWLKQWMPTPLKEQSWSDMTRLLADGDAGMLVMGDWAKGELNAWGIATDVGFSCAAVPRTARYHLYDIDTLVMLAKDNSFRSAQEKIAQIALSPAMQMEFNQIKGSIPVLRTADTSKFDSCSLASWTVFSRGNMVQVPSLAHRMATDELSKDAIIAEVMRFFSDDRQPVSETQRRLAAISRTLTR from the coding sequence ATGCGGTGCTATCGCACGGCGTTGTTGGGCGTGCTGCTGTGTCTGCTTGCAAATGCACAAATCTATGCACAAAATCAAACTGTCCAAGTGTTGCATTGGTGGACGTCTACCAGTGAACACAAAGCGGTAGCATTGTTGGCTGGTAAATTGGCACAAGAAAATTTGATCTGGGTCGATGCGGTCATACCGAACGGTTCAGGCATCGGTGCGGGCATCGTCTTGAAGAGTCGTATGTTGGCCGGCAATGCCCCGGAATTCGCCCAGCTCAATGGCGTCATCATTTCCGAATGGGCCGATCTCGGCTTGCTGCTGGAAATCGATGCCATTGCCAAAGACGGCAAATGGGAAAAATCGCTGTATCCCTCGGTGTGGAATTTGATCCGCCCGAAAGCCCATCCGGTCGCCATTCCACTGGGCATTCATCGTATCAATACGCTGTTCTACAATCGCAAGCTGTTTGCCAAATATCAGCTCACGGCGCCGACCAACTGGGATGAATTCGAAGCCGTCGCCAAGCGCTTGCAGCAAGCCGGCATCACCCCGCTGGCGCAAAGTTCCGAGCCGTGGCAAGTTGCCACCCTGTTTGAAACCTTGGTGCTGGCGGAATCGGATGCAGCTTTTTATCGCAATGCCTTCGTGCGCAAAGACGCCGCCGCCTTCACCGACTTGCGCTTTGCCAAAGCCCTGTTGCGCCTGCGCTGGCTCAAACAATGGATGCCGACGCCCTTGAAAGAACAAAGCTGGAGCGACATGACGCGCCTGTTGGCCGATGGCGACGCCGGCATGCTGGTCATGGGTGACTGGGCCAAGGGCGAACTCAACGCCTGGGGCATCGCCACCGATGTCGGCTTTTCCTGCGCTGCCGTGCCGCGCACCGCGCGCTACCATCTGTATGATATTGACACCTTGGTCATGCTGGCCAAAGACAATTCCTTCCGCAGCGCCCAAGAAAAAATCGCACAAATCGCGCTGTCACCGGCGATGCAGATGGAATTCAACCAGATCAAGGGTTCCATACCGGTGCTGCGCACGGCCGATACCAGCAAGTTCGATAGTTGTTCACTGGCCTCTTGGACGGTCTTTTCGCGTGGCAATATGGTGCAAGTGCCAAGCTTGGCACATCGCATGGCCACCGATGAATTGTCGAAAGACGCCATCATCGCCGAAGTCATGCGCTTTTTTTCTGATGACCGGCAGCCGGTGAGCGAAACCCAGCGCCGCCTCGCGGCGATCAGCCGCACCTTGACCCGCTGA